DNA sequence from the Streptomyces sp. HUAS 15-9 genome:
GCGGGGCCGCCGCCCGCCTCCTGCGCACGGTGGAACGGGGCGAGCTGCCCCCGGGCTGCGGCTCGGCGGTGCTGCTGGACCGGGCGGCGGCGGACGTCCTGCACCGGATCGGCTTCGCGGGGTGAAACCGGGTCACCGGAACCCGCTAGCCTTTCGAGCCATACCAGTGGTTCCCAGCAGGCGGTAGGCAGATGGACTTCCCGGCGGACTTCCCCACGGACTTCCCGGCACAGGCGCACCCCCATCCGCACGGCGGATGGCCCGGCAACGAGCTGGAGGAGGTGCTGTCGGCGTCCCTCGGCGTGCCGTCGGCCGGCGCCCGGATCGTCGAGGTCCTGAGCCGCGCCTTCGTATGGATTCCGCTGCCCAACGGCGGCGGCCCGGACAGCGGTCCCCTCGATCTGCCCACGCTGGAGATAGAGGGCCAGGTGTACGTCCCGGTGTTCAGCTCCGAGGAGCAGTTCCGCCAGGTCGTCGGCTCCCACATGTCGTACACCATCGCGCCCGCCGTGGAGTTCGCCCGCGGTCTGCCCCCGCAGGTCGGCCTCGCCGTCAACCCGGACGGCGTGGTCGGCGTCCCGCTCCCGCCGGCCGCGGTCGCCGAGCTGTGCCGGGCCGGGCGCACCGCACTCGACGGACCCTCGACCGGCGGCCGCGTCCGCCTCTTCGAACCCGACTGGCAGGACGACCCGGTCGACTTCCTCACCGCGGCCTCGGCGGAGTTCGCCGCGGCGGGCGTGGTCGCCACGGCCCGCCGCTGCCTGGCCGCGATCGAGACCGCGGACCCGGTGATGTTCGTGGGCGTCGAACTGTCCCAGTGGGAGGGCGACCTGCGAGCCCTCCCCCTGGAAGCCCTGGGCAAGGCCCTGGGAAAGGTCCCGGTGCGCTGGCCGGTCAACCTCGTACTGCTCGACGTGGCGGAGGACCCGGTGGGCCACTGGATGAGGGCGAACGTCCGCCCCTTCTATCAGCACGGCCACTGAAGCGCGCTTCCCCGACGCGCACCGGGTCTCGAGCCATTGGGCGCTTAAGCTGTTTCCATACGCGGGGCAACTTCTCGAAGAGGCGGTAAACCAGGTGAGCGCGAGCGGCAGCGGCACCGCGACCGGACAGGTCGAGCACATGCTGCGGCAAGTCACGCCCGGGCGTTACGACGCCTACGAGGCGCTGCTGCGCGCACTCGCGACCCCGTCCTCCGGCCAGGTGTGGATGCTCCTGTGGCACGGCCAGGGCGGCTCACCGGACGCCCAGTACGGAAACATGGAGGTCGACGGGTACGGCTACGCCCCCTGCGTCACCTCCGCCCAGGAGCTGTCGGCCAGCGGCTGGAACAGATCGTACGAGGTCGTCGACGGCCTCGACGTGGCCCGCACGCTCTACCCCGACCAGTACGGCCTCTGGCTGAACCCGCACGCGCCCGGCGGCGGCGTGGGCATCCCCTGGCTCGACCTGCGCCGCATCGCCACGGGCCTGGACCGCCAGCCCGCGGGCCCGCTGCGGCTGACCGAACCGGCCATCGAGATCCCCCAGTTCTACGCCCTGCTCGCGCAGAACGCCCACCGCACCCCCGCGGTCCGCTCGCTGCGCCGGGCCTGGGTGCAGCCGGCGCTGGGGGCGCCGTACCTGGCCATCGGCCTGGACGTGTACGACACCTCCCCGCCCGCGGTCGACTCGGTGCGGGCGATGATGCAGCAGTCCGTCGGCGCGGTACCGGACGGGCTGCCGGTGTCGACGGTGGCGATGACGGACGAGTACGACCCGGTCGTGATGTGGA
Encoded proteins:
- a CDS encoding enhanced serine sensitivity protein SseB produces the protein MDFPADFPTDFPAQAHPHPHGGWPGNELEEVLSASLGVPSAGARIVEVLSRAFVWIPLPNGGGPDSGPLDLPTLEIEGQVYVPVFSSEEQFRQVVGSHMSYTIAPAVEFARGLPPQVGLAVNPDGVVGVPLPPAAVAELCRAGRTALDGPSTGGRVRLFEPDWQDDPVDFLTAASAEFAAAGVVATARRCLAAIETADPVMFVGVELSQWEGDLRALPLEALGKALGKVPVRWPVNLVLLDVAEDPVGHWMRANVRPFYQHGH
- a CDS encoding enhanced serine sensitivity protein SseB C-terminal domain-containing protein, whose amino-acid sequence is MLRQVTPGRYDAYEALLRALATPSSGQVWMLLWHGQGGSPDAQYGNMEVDGYGYAPCVTSAQELSASGWNRSYEVVDGLDVARTLYPDQYGLWLNPHAPGGGVGIPWLDLRRIATGLDRQPAGPLRLTEPAIEIPQFYALLAQNAHRTPAVRSLRRAWVQPALGAPYLAIGLDVYDTSPPAVDSVRAMMQQSVGAVPDGLPVSTVAMTDEYDPVVMWMRAGARPFYDREAHAAPAAGGGYWAQLPQSGAY